A stretch of Henckelia pumila isolate YLH828 chromosome 4, ASM3356847v2, whole genome shotgun sequence DNA encodes these proteins:
- the LOC140864711 gene encoding strychnine-11-hydroxylase-like, producing the protein MSGEIFFILFICFLASNLFWLLLMKEKKTLPHGPKPLPIIGNLHQLGKLPHRSLKELSKIYGDLMFLRLGSVPTLVVSSADMAREIFKEHDLAFSGRPSLYAAKKLTYNLSTVAFAPYGEYWREMRKIAVLELLTVKRIQSFVQIREEEVGRMIENINAMMMKVVNVSQLSFSLLNNVVCRVAFGSRSPDDHHGFQEILLEVELFEAGFNVADYFPWLAWLNKFNGVDRKLEKIFRDLDWFVDKAIEEHRDPKRVKSTDHEDIIDVLLRIQKEPKKAIAMDDKHIKGVLVGIFSAGIDTSSATIEWTMTELVRNPKVKERAEQEVRKMFKGKARIEENDLQNLIYLKLVIKESFRLHPPAPLLVPRETIEKCTIANKYEIPAKTRVMFNASAIGTDPRYWKNPEQFCPERFLDSDIDFRGQHFELLPFGSGRRGCPGINFALSLVELALANLLYFFNWDLPQDMSAQDLDMEESLGVTMHKKIPLCLIASPAPPAL; encoded by the exons ATGAGTGGAGAAATTTTCTTCATACTTTTCATCTGTTTCTTGGCATCAAATTTATTCTGGTTGTTGTTGATGAAGGAGAAGAAAACTCTTCCACATGGCCCAAAACCACTCCCAATAATTGGCAATCTTCATCAGCTTGGAAAGTTACCCCATCGATCCCTCAAAGAATTGTCCAAAATCTATGGAGATCTCATGTTCTTGCGCTTAGGATCCGTGCCTACGTTAGTGGTATCGTCTGCGGATATGGCGAGAGAAATCTTTAAAGAACACGATCTTGCTTTCTCAGGGAGACCCTCCTTGTACGCAGCAAAGAAACTGACTTACAATTTGTCCACAGTCGCCTTCGCACCGTATGGCGAGTATTGGAGAGAGATGAGGAAAATAGCAGTTTTAGAGCTTCTTACTGTCAAACGAATCCAATCTTTTGTTCAAATAAGAGAAGAAGAGGTGGGTCGCATGATCGAAAACATTAATGCGATGATGATGAAAGTGGTGAATGTGAGTCAGTTGTCGTTCTCACTTCTGAACAACGTTGTTTGTCGTGTGGCTTTCGGAAGTAGAAGCCCCGATGATCATCATGGGTTTCAAGAAATTCTTCTGGAGGTGGAGCTCTTCGAGGCTGGATTCAATGTCGCGGATTATTTTCCATGGTTGGCTTGGCTTAACAAGTTTAATGGTGTCGACCGGAAGTTAGAAAAGATTTTTCGGGATTTAGATTGGTTCGTGGACAAGGCAATAGAGGAACATCGTGACCCTAAAAGGGTGAAAAGTACTGATCATGaagatattattgatgtattgCTCAGAATTCAGAAGGAACCCAAAAAAGCCATCGCCATGGATGATAAACATATCAAGGGTGTTCTCGTg GGCATATTTTCAGCTGGCATAGACACTTCATCAGCAACAATTGAATGGACAATGACAGAACTTGTGAGAAATCCCAAAGTTAAAGAAAGAGCTGAACAAGAAGTGAGAAAAATGTTCAAAGGAAAAGCTAGAATAGAAGAGAATGATCTCCAAAACCTCATTTACCTAAAACTAGTGATAAAAGAATCGTTTAGACTTCATCCACCGGCACCCTTATTGGTCCCTCGAGAAACCATAGAGAAGTGCACCATAGCTAATAAATATGAAATCCCGGCCAAGACGAGAGTCATGTTTAATGCTAGCGCCATTGGAACCGATCCAAGGTACTGGAAAAACCCTGAACAATTTTGTCCTGAGAGATTTCTCGACAGCGATATCGATTTTAGAGGACAACACTTTGAATTGTTACCATTTGGATCTGGGAGAAGGGGTTGCCCAGGAATTAATTTCGCCCTCTCGCTTGTGGAGCTTGCACTTGCAAATCTTCTATATTTCTTCAATTGGGATCTTCCACAGGATATGTCTGCACAGGATCTTGATATGGAGGAGTCACTGGGGGTcaccatgcataaaaaaatcCCACTTTGTTTAATAGCTTCACCAGCTCCACCTGctttataa